In the Calditrichota bacterium genome, one interval contains:
- a CDS encoding DUF2817 domain-containing protein — MNLKAIKYLIYIALIGWIVYKYGYPFYKNFNAPSETKKLYNSLTNDGLAWKIYEHSTKGNNIYLLELGESENTTLIFGAFHGDEPGGFHLVVELARHLNSNQDLINNRVILVPVLNPDGLLENERTNANKTDINRNFPTNNWSPVYSDNRYYPGRDAGSEIETHVAMRIIDQYAPKKILSIHSALNVVNYDGPAIGLANEIARYNGYDISEDIGYATPGSFGTYAGKELNIPTITLELPLYDPAQAWLDNKEALIRAINF, encoded by the coding sequence ATGAATTTGAAAGCAATAAAATATTTAATATACATCGCTTTGATAGGTTGGATAGTTTACAAATACGGCTATCCATTTTACAAAAACTTTAATGCCCCATCTGAAACAAAAAAGTTATATAACAGCCTGACAAATGATGGGCTAGCCTGGAAAATATATGAACATTCAACAAAGGGTAACAATATTTACCTGCTGGAATTAGGAGAAAGTGAAAATACCACATTAATTTTTGGAGCTTTTCATGGCGACGAGCCGGGTGGATTTCACCTTGTTGTAGAGTTGGCAAGACATTTAAATTCAAACCAGGATTTAATTAACAACCGGGTAATACTTGTCCCTGTTTTAAATCCAGATGGATTACTCGAAAATGAAAGAACAAATGCAAATAAAACCGATATCAATCGCAATTTTCCTACTAACAATTGGTCTCCGGTTTATTCTGATAACCGTTATTATCCCGGTAGAGATGCCGGCTCAGAAATTGAAACTCATGTAGCAATGCGCATTATTGACCAATATGCCCCGAAAAAAATACTTTCAATTCATTCTGCTTTAAATGTTGTAAATTACGACGGCCCGGCAATTGGATTGGCTAATGAGATTGCCCGTTATAACGGTTATGATATTTCTGAAGACATTGGCTATGCCACACCGGGCTCTTTTGGCACCTATGCAGGGAAAGAATTAAATATCCCAACCATCACTTTAGAACTTCCTTTATATGATCCGGCGCAAGCCTGGCTTGATAATAAAGAAGCGTTAATCAGGGCTATTAATTTTTAA
- a CDS encoding BMC domain-containing protein: MSLSYGFVETQGLIGSVEAADAMLKAANVRLIHKTEIGFGLVTVFVEGELGAVQSAVDAGSAAAERVGQFVTSHVIARPFNEADFFQNKVEEKDESEEPTSPVVEAKLKPISKSAPKPRPQKSVKKQEAKPADLSSQVLQSLKGKENGAKLNELAKELNKELSEIRILLKQLIDQDKIEKVQQRYYLL; encoded by the coding sequence ATGTCTTTATCATATGGTTTCGTAGAAACGCAAGGGCTAATTGGCTCAGTTGAAGCAGCAGATGCGATGCTCAAAGCCGCAAATGTACGCTTGATTCATAAAACTGAGATTGGATTTGGTCTGGTAACTGTTTTTGTTGAGGGCGAACTGGGCGCAGTTCAATCTGCTGTTGATGCTGGTAGCGCCGCGGCTGAAAGAGTTGGCCAGTTTGTTACATCGCATGTTATTGCACGGCCATTTAACGAAGCTGATTTTTTCCAAAACAAGGTTGAAGAAAAAGACGAGTCTGAAGAACCCACTTCACCTGTTGTTGAAGCTAAACTGAAACCAATTTCCAAGTCAGCTCCAAAACCGCGCCCACAAAAATCAGTAAAAAAACAAGAAGCAAAACCGGCAGATCTATCCTCGCAAGTGTTGCAATCTTTAAAAGGAAAAGAAAATGGCGCAAAATTGAACGAATTGGCAAAAGAATTAAATAAAGAACTTTCCGAAATCCGTATTTTATTAAAACAGCTTATTGATCAGGATAAAATTGAAAAAGTCCAGCAGCGTTATTATTTGCTGTAA
- a CDS encoding ParA family protein, which produces MKSIVILNNKGGVGKTTSVVNIAACLAQSGKSTLVVDLDPAASATIHLGLSKDENNVSTLCDYIVNGQKEINNYIYETKFKNLYCLPSEPSLSEFYDEMLLEQDTGFFLSKDALPDNHKFIIFDSPPNMGSLALNALAIADYVLIPVLTQYLALTGLELTLKSVAKVQRRLNPDLKILGYFATQYDRRTRVAKDVLKLLEDRFKKELFKTPIGINSKLIEAFDARKPIIHKTPSARGAQEYLQLSKEILQRVRRKS; this is translated from the coding sequence ATGAAATCAATTGTGATTCTTAATAATAAGGGTGGTGTAGGCAAAACAACCAGTGTTGTAAACATTGCAGCGTGTCTTGCGCAGTCTGGAAAATCAACATTGGTGGTAGATCTTGATCCTGCTGCCAGTGCAACTATCCATCTTGGGCTCTCAAAGGATGAAAACAACGTATCTACTTTATGCGATTATATTGTTAACGGCCAGAAAGAAATAAACAATTATATTTATGAAACAAAGTTTAAAAATCTATATTGTCTTCCTTCGGAACCATCGCTTAGCGAGTTTTATGATGAAATGCTTTTGGAGCAAGATACGGGATTTTTCCTTTCGAAAGACGCGTTACCAGATAACCATAAATTTATAATATTCGATAGTCCTCCAAATATGGGATCGTTGGCGCTAAATGCGTTGGCAATTGCTGATTATGTTTTGATCCCGGTTTTAACACAATATCTTGCACTTACCGGTTTAGAGCTTACGCTTAAATCTGTGGCTAAAGTTCAACGCCGCTTAAATCCAGATCTGAAAATTCTTGGATATTTTGCTACACAATATGACAGACGCACGCGTGTGGCAAAAGATGTTTTAAAGCTTCTTGAGGATCGTTTTAAAAAAGAATTATTTAAGACACCGATTGGAATAAACAGCAAATTAATTGAAGCCTTCGATGCACGTAAACCCATTATTCACAAAACACCATCAGCAAGAGGCGCACAGGAGTATTTGCAATTAAGTAAGGAAATTTTACAAAGGGTAAGGCGCAAATCCTGA
- a CDS encoding phosphate acetyltransferase, with translation MTFLEKLKLSCKQNPQSVIFSEANDERIIQAARFIQDQGFAKPILIGGAFEVRDTASKINISTKGLKIINPNNEMEARPYKNHLIQQAAGKSLNRVEIDTIIREPITQSLMRLIGGNADIAFAGNRGNIAQVISNGLKWSGIHGNYKRVSSFYLMVSQDNKNIYAFSDCSINVAPNSNQLAEIALKTAETFFKTTGRQPRVAFLSFSTKGSAKHKKVDLVRDAVSLFNENNVGYVCDGELQFDAAVDQVIAKQKAPNGYLNGIANVFIFPSLDSANIAQKIASQIGGYTSIGPMVQGLNNSLHCLTRSCTVEEVINSVLLASAMKKN, from the coding sequence ATGACCTTTCTTGAAAAATTAAAATTATCCTGTAAACAAAATCCACAATCGGTCATTTTTTCTGAAGCAAACGATGAGCGGATTATTCAAGCAGCCAGGTTTATACAGGATCAAGGTTTTGCCAAACCCATTTTGATAGGTGGGGCTTTTGAGGTTCGTGATACAGCTTCAAAAATAAACATTTCAACAAAAGGATTAAAAATAATCAATCCAAATAATGAAATGGAGGCCAGGCCGTATAAAAACCATCTAATTCAGCAAGCAGCGGGTAAATCACTAAACCGCGTGGAAATTGATACAATCATAAGAGAACCGATAACCCAGTCACTTATGCGTTTGATAGGTGGAAATGCAGATATCGCTTTTGCAGGAAACAGGGGCAATATTGCACAAGTCATATCAAATGGGTTAAAGTGGTCCGGTATACATGGCAACTATAAACGGGTATCATCCTTTTATTTAATGGTTTCGCAGGATAATAAAAATATTTATGCTTTTTCAGATTGTAGCATTAATGTTGCCCCAAACTCAAATCAATTAGCAGAAATAGCACTTAAAACAGCAGAGACTTTTTTTAAAACTACAGGCAGGCAACCACGAGTTGCGTTTTTGTCATTTTCTACAAAAGGGAGTGCAAAACATAAAAAGGTTGATTTGGTCAGGGATGCCGTTAGCCTTTTTAATGAAAATAATGTAGGCTATGTTTGTGATGGTGAACTACAATTTGATGCCGCTGTAGATCAGGTAATTGCCAAACAAAAAGCGCCAAACGGTTACTTGAATGGTATTGCGAATGTGTTTATTTTCCCTTCATTGGATTCGGCAAATATTGCCCAGAAAATAGCTTCACAAATTGGTGGATACACATCAATCGGTCCAATGGTTCAGGGTTTGAATAATTCACTTCACTGCTTAACAAGAAGCTGTACAGTTGAAGAAGTTATTAACTCGGTTCTTCTCGCATCAGCGATGAAAAAAAATTAA
- the eutM gene encoding ethanolamine utilization microcompartment protein EutM has product MEALGMIETKGLVALIEASDAMVKAAKVKLVGYKQIGAGYVTAIVRGDVAACKAATDAGAAAAERVGELVSIHVIPRPAGDLDSLFPIK; this is encoded by the coding sequence ATGGAAGCATTAGGCATGATAGAAACCAAAGGTCTGGTTGCATTAATTGAAGCATCGGATGCAATGGTAAAAGCTGCCAAAGTTAAGCTTGTCGGATATAAGCAAATTGGAGCTGGCTACGTAACAGCAATTGTAAGAGGAGATGTTGCAGCATGTAAAGCTGCCACAGACGCCGGGGCCGCTGCAGCTGAACGTGTCGGAGAGCTTGTTTCAATTCATGTTATTCCTCGTCCGGCTGGCGATTTGGATAGTCTTTTTCCAATTAAATAA
- the eutM gene encoding ethanolamine utilization microcompartment protein EutM translates to MEALGMIETKGLVGLIEASDAMVKAARVELVGYSQIGAGYVTAMVRGDVAACKAATDAGAAAAERVGELVAVHVIPRPHAELEGIFPIKINKKK, encoded by the coding sequence ATGGAAGCTTTAGGAATGATTGAAACAAAAGGGCTTGTGGGTTTAATTGAGGCATCTGATGCAATGGTTAAAGCAGCTCGGGTTGAGTTGGTTGGCTATTCTCAAATTGGCGCAGGGTATGTAACAGCGATGGTTCGTGGCGATGTTGCGGCATGTAAAGCTGCTACAGATGCAGGTGCAGCAGCGGCGGAACGAGTGGGAGAATTAGTTGCAGTTCATGTTATCCCAAGACCGCATGCAGAGCTAGAAGGTATTTTCCCAATTAAAATAAACAAGAAAAAATAG